The sequence ATGTGGTGTTGTGGCCTACCTTAAGTAATACGGGAAGTTATCGAATGAAACTTCACTTTCATGTCCATCAATGATTGCAGCACTAATTTGTTCCTTAAATGCTGCAGATTTTGAGGACATCTCTGGTGTTGAAGCAGGCATTGATTCCCTAGTCCGCTGTCTTTCCTCCGACATCTGTTAATAAATACTTTCTTTAGTTATGTCATGGATCAGTCTGTGAGCTCATAGCAAGAAGACCAAAATAAGTAATTCAGCCAATGACTTTGAGTTGCCTCTCTCTATGCCAGAGTCTAGGTCTCCGTCAAGAGGGGGGATCTCGATAGTCAATCCAACATCAGCGCATTATTGCTGCTGACATTTGTAGCTGAATCTACTTTAAGGCCGTCAAGATTGTTTTCACGAATAACAAGGGGAAGGAAGCGGCTCATTTCCTGGGAAGTTTTAACCACTAACCTGAGATGTCTCTTGAGACAGGATAATAGAAGAATTAGCAACTACTGAAGCATCTCCCGCCTGGTTTTCGATACTCAATACTTGTCTGGTCGTCAAATCTAAAAGTGACTCAAAATTAACCTCATAGAAGAATAGCTGGAAAATCTATATAGCACAATGTCAAGGATATTCAATCATAAAGATGAAATACTAAAAGAATCACAGAAGCCATTAGGGTGGAGCAGATTCAAATGGAATCACAATAGCTGCTACAACATGTAGAGGATACGTAAGAGTGATTGCCCACTTGACCAAATACAACTTGATCGCCTGAATTGAGATAGCAAGTAGAATATCTTCTCACGGTCTTTCCATTGACTTGAACATGTTCTCTGGTTCCGTTTCTCTCGAGCACAACCACCCAATTGCCTTTGGACTGATCATTTCCACGAACAATGAATAATTAGACTGTATATACAATATGAGGTTCACCTCAAAAAATAACGAAACAAATGCCAAATAATTCAGTCCTTCCATGTACTGCATTTTCATATTCAAATTACTATGGTAACCTCTCAGGACA comes from Capsicum annuum cultivar UCD-10X-F1 unplaced genomic scaffold, UCD10Xv1.1 ctg61428, whole genome shotgun sequence and encodes:
- the LOC124893546 gene encoding uncharacterized protein LOC124893546, whose translation is FVAKKPWCVLISESPQNPTIPVFERCLAVGSGKSLESVPDKEMVCLIRLKQSKGNWVVVLERNGTREHVQVNGKTVRRYSTCYLNSGDQVVFGQVGNHSYIFQLFFYEVNFESLLDLTTRQVLSIENQAGDASVVANSSIILSQETSQMSEERQRTRESMPASTPEMSSKSAAFKEQISAAIIDGHESEVSFDNFPYYLR